Below is a genomic region from Sporolituus thermophilus DSM 23256.
CGGTAATTCGCATGCTACCGCCTGGACGTAAACCAATCAAAACTTACAGTGTTACCGGAGAAATGCGCGACCGGGTTTATAATTTTGTCGTCCGGGAAGTGTCTGCCGGACGGCAGGCTTATGTCGTTTGTCCTCTTATCGAGGAATCGGACAAACTGGAAGCTCAGGCGGCGGTACAAATGTATGAGCAATTAGCCAGCACATACTTCAAAGGCTTGACCTGCGGCTTGGTTCACGGCAAAATGAAGTCTCAGGAAAAAGAAGCCGTGATGAGCGCATTTTATTCGGGCGAAGTTCAAGTCCTTATAGCCACGACGGTTATTGAAGTAGGTGTAAACGTACCGAACGCGACCGTTATGGTCATAGAGGGCGCCGACCGCTTCGGTTTGGCCCAGTTGCACCAATTGAGGGGGCGCATCGGGAGAGGCGAACACCAATCTTATTGTATTTTAATTTCTGATAGCAAAAGCGAGGAAAGTAGAGAGCGGCTAGCGGTAATGACCACGACTCAAGACGGCTTCGTTTTAGCGGAAAAGGATCTATTGCTACGGGGACCGGGCCAGTTTTTTGGCACGCGGCAGCACGGCATGCCGGATTTAAAACTTGCTGATATTGTCCGTGACATTGAAATCTTGCTGGAAGCAAGGCAAGCTGCTCAGCAGACTGTAATGCATCCGGAAATATTCGCTAAACTTCAGGATGTTCTTAAGCTTCGTTTTGGCGAAGCGTTCAATATGATATTTAACAATTAGAAAAAAAGGGCGGCTGCTGGCCGCCAATTATGGGAGAGGAGAAAATTTACATTCTAATTATGCCCCGTATCATCGTTTCTATACACCGTTTAATGAAATTTTTTTATTATTTTCGCGCATCTTGGCGCACACTAAAGAAAAACTGGCAAGAGGTGGCGGGGCATGCAAGACGATTTTGCGGAAAAACAGTTACGGGCGATAGCTGAAGAATGTCAGGAGTTTGAGCATGTCATAAATGCAATGGGTTACGGTTATTCGCTGCTAAATGTTTCCCCAGATAACTATGTTCGTCGCTGTAGTGACTGTATACATTGGCTTGGTGGATCATGCGGTATTTTCCGTGACGAAATCCGGCAATGGCATTGACAAGGCACTGCACCGCAGTGCTCTTTTTTATCCCATAATTTCAAATTCAATCGGCAACGTCTTGAGAATTTCCCATACGTCAGCACAGGTATCGGGGCTGGGGCGCAGCTTAACCAAGCCTTGTTTGGGTTCGAGCGGGATAATCATGACAATATTTTCATATCCTTCAAGCAACCGAATGAATAAATTGATATCACAAACTTTTAACTTAATATCAATATCATTGCTATCCTGTTCATATTTCCGGGCTGTATTGGCAAAACAGCTGGTTCCTTTATAGCGTCGACTCACATTCTTTACCCCTTTATTGCCATCTGTTCAATATTTTAGTATATTTAATTGTGAACTGCAAAGATAGAGAAAAGATTGGCAAAGGAAAGATTACGATGGGAAAAATTTGGGGATGGCTTTTTATTTTTATTGTCTGCGGTTTACTGTACTGGTGGCAGCCGGAATTTTTTCAGCATGCTTACAGCATAATCGAAAGAGGCGACATTGCCGCCCTAGCAGAGTATCTCCGCTCTTTCGGAGCATGGGGTATCTTAGTCACGCTGGCATTATTCGTTATAATGACCTTCACAATCGTTTTTCCGTTCATGATTTTATCCGGAGCCGCCGGCATTGTCTATGGGCTTTTCTGGGGAACGCTCCTCTCATGG
It encodes:
- a CDS encoding DUF4911 domain-containing protein, with protein sequence MSRRYKGTSCFANTARKYEQDSNDIDIKLKVCDINLFIRLLEGYENIVMIIPLEPKQGLVKLRPSPDTCADVWEILKTLPIEFEIMG